The DNA region GTGGCGGCGTAATGCGGCCAGAACCGCCCGTCGCCGAAACCCACCTCCAGCACCCAGGGGCGGTGCGGGGTGTCGGGGTAGAGGCGCGCGGCGGTGTCTGGGAAGTGGAAGTCGGAGAGGCGGTAGATCACGGCGTTTCCCCCCCTCCCGACCTCCCCCGCGAGGGGGGACTCGAAGAGCCGCGCAGCGGAGGGGACAAAAGAAGTTCCTCCGCCAGCCGCGCCGCGTCCTCCAGCACGGAGGCGTAGGTGTGTTCGCCCGGCGTGCAGCGACCCACCACGTACACCCGCTCGAACCGCTTGATACGGAAGCCGTCGAGTTCGGTCGGGGCGGGGGTCAGAAAGCGCACGTTGTAGGGCGGCGCCCCCTCCACCCCGGCGGCAGTCTGTTCCCCCCCGACCAACCACACTCCACCCCGCGCAAGGTCGTCCGCCAGGAAGTCATACGCGACCTCGGAGAGCCGCCCGGCCTCCTCCATCGTCTCGCCGATCAGCAGGCGGCCCTTGAGGAAGGCGCCGACGGCCAGGACGACGCGGCGGGCGCGCAGGGTGGGGCCCTCCCAGGTGGAGAGCGTGACCTCCTCCTCCCCCTCGCCGAGTTCTGTCACCGTGCTTTGCAGGAGGTGGATGCCCGCCGTGCCCTCGATCTCCGCCTTGAGGTGGCGGTGGAAGGTCCAGCCGTCGGTGTCGGGGGCGATCTTCCCGGCGACGAGGGCGAAGACGCTGCCCGGTGGAAAGCCCGCGCCCTCAACGGTCGGCTGGTACAGGTTCCCGAGGTGGTCGAGGGCCTGCGAGACGAGGAGCACGTCCGAGCCCGAGCGCGCGAGGCGCCACGCGAGTTCCGTGCCCGCCAGGCCCGCGCCGACCACCGCCACGTCGTAGAGGTGCCCCGGCTGCGGCTGGCTGCGGGGTTGAAGGGGACCGAACATCAGGGGGGAGTGTAGTACACAAAGAAAGACCCCCTGAAGCGGGGGCCTGAGGTAACCTCAGGTTTACTTCCCGAGGAAGTTCAGGAGGGCGCCGTTGACCTCCTCGGCGAAGGTCCACAGGATGTTGTGCGGGCCTTCCGGGATGGTCACGAGTTCGCTGCCGGGGATCAGGCTGGGCAGCCGCTTGGCGGTCGCGTCGAAGGGCAGGATGCGGTCGTCGGTCCCGTGGATGATCAGGGTGGGGACCTTGATGTTCGCCACGTCCTGACGGAAGTCGGTGAGCCAGGTGTCCACGCAGGCGAGGGTGGCGCGGGCCGAGGCGCGGGCAGCGACGTTCCAGCTCGCGCGCAGCACCTCCTCGCTGACGCGGCTGCCGAGCAGGGCGTCGGTGTTGTAGAAGTTCTGGAAAAACTCGGTGAGGTACGCGAAGCGGTCCTGGCGGATGGACGCCTTGATGCCCTCGAAGACGCTGGGGTCCACCCCCTCCGGGTTGTCGTCCGTCTTCGGCAGGTAGGGCGGGATGGGGCCGATCAGGACGGCCTTACTCACCCGCTCGTTGCCGTACTGGCCGACGTAGCGCGTCACCTCGCCCGTTCCCATCGAGAAGCCCACGAGCACCACGTCGCGCAGGTCGAGGTGGGTGAGCAGAGCGTTCAGGTCGGCGGTGAAGGTGTCGTAGTCGTAGCCCACCGACGGCTGGCTGGACTGGCCGAAGCCGCGACGGTCGTAGGTGACGACGCGGTACCCGGCGTCCAGCAGGGCGGCCTCCTGCCGTTCCCAGGAGCGGCCATTCAGCGGGAAGCCGTGGATCAGCACGACGGGCTGGCCCTGACCGTGGTCCTCGAAGTACAGCTCGATGCTCTGTCCGTTCTCCTTGCCGACCTTCACGTAAGACATGAGTTCCCTCCTCGGGGTGGAGCTTCGTTCGCCCATCAAGGCTAGGAGGTGGGCCGCCATCCCATGTGAGGTTTTCCCTCGGGGGTCTTATGGTTCGACGTTGAATGGATTGTACGCAATCCACCTGGGCGGGTGTCACGGGCGACGGGGGCACAGGCCCACGTCCAGTCGACCCCCTACCGCTCCGTCTGGACCTGATACGTGCCGTCCCCCTCGCCCGTGAAGGTGACGGTGCCCTGCTGGTCGGTGCGGTAGACGCGGACCCCGTTTTCCTTGTAGAGGTCGAGGGCCGTCTTCGTGGGGTGGCCGTAGTTGTTCTCGCCGACGCCGATGACCACGTTCTCGGGGCGGACGGCGGCGAGCCAGGCCTGGTGGTCGCCATTCGCTGCGCCGTGGTGGATGCTCTTGTAGACCTGGAAGGGACCCTGAATCTCGGCCCGGTCCTCCTCCAGCCAGGCTTCCGTCTCGGGCTTTTCGCTGTCGCCGGTCATCAGCGCGCGGAACTTGCCGAACTCGACGCGCACGCCGACGCTGTTGTCGTTCTGGTCGTCGCCCATCCCGGCGGGCGGGGCGATCACGCGGACCTTCACGGAGCCGAGGTTGATGACCTGCCCGTTCGCCTTCTGGAAGGTGGTGCCGTCCTCCTGAAGCGCGGCGACGAGGCGTTCCCAGGTGCGGGTGGTGCCCGCGAGGCCGTTGTTGATGAAGAGGGTGGGCTTGGCGGTCTCGGCGGCGGGAATCAGGCCGGCGATGTGGTCGGCGTCGGCGTGGCTGGCGACCATCAGGTCGATCTTGGTGACCCCGTAGGCTTCCAGGTACCCCCGCATCCGCTCGGCGCTGCGCCCGCCGTCGTAGAGCATCGTCTTGCCCTCGGGGCTGGTCACGAGCACGGCGTCCCCCTGTCCCACGTCGAGGAAACGGATGGTGACCTGGCCACCGGGGTTGGCGGTTCCCCCCTGCCCGCCGCCCTTCTCCTTCCCGCCGCCCCCCGCGCAGGCCGCGAGGCTGACGATCAGCCCCAGGACGAGCACCCCGGCGAGGTCGCTGGTGCTGGGGCCGTGGTGGTGCCCGGCCTTGCCCTTCTTGAGCTTGGCGGCCTTCTTGCGGGCGGGGGCCTTGGAAATCGCCTTCTTGCCGCTCATAGCGTGATCTCCCCTTCCCCCTCGCGGGGCGTTCCCGCATTCAGGCGGTCGAGGTTGCGCTGGGCGGACTCGCGGCGGGCCCGGGTCTCCCCCGGCAGGAGGCGGACGGTCACCCCGTCGGGGCCGTCCTGCACGGCAAGGAGGTCGCCCTCGCGCACCCCGTCGGGCAGGGCCGAGAGGGGGAGATCGAAGGTGCGCCCGTCCTCCCGCTCCACCCGCGCGACCCGGCCACGCGGGCCGTCCTCGATGCCGTCCACGATCCAGCGTTCGGGGGCCGGGGGGTGGGAGTCGCGGCGTTCTTCGTCCTTCACCCCCACAGGGTAGCGCGGCGAACGTCTGAGCTTGGGAACGTGCCACACTGCCCCATGCGGCACAGCCTGACGCTGAGAGACGCCGACCTGACCCTGCGGCCCCTGGAGGAAGGGGACATTCCGGCCCTGTGCGTGTTGGCGGCGGACTGCGGGGACGAGTTGCGGCTGATGGGCTCACCCCCCGTCTCTCCCGCCTACTACCGGGCCGCGCTGGGCGCCCCCGACCAGATGCCTTTTGTGGTGGAGGTTGGCCGCGAACCGGCGGGGAGCACCCGCTACGGTGACATCCGCACAGCGCACGGCGGGCTGGAGATCGGCTGGACCTGGCTTCACCCCCGCTGGCACGGCACGGGCCTCAACCGCCGCATGAAACGCCTGATGCTCGCCCACGCCTTCGAGGTCATGGGGATGGAGCGGGTGCAGATCAAGACCGACATCCTGAACACTCGCAGCCAGCGGGCCATCGAGGGGCTCGGGGCCGTCCACGAGGGCGTGCTGCGGCGGCACATGCGGCGGCCCGACGGCACCATGCGCGACACGGTAATGTACTCGGTCATCCGGGAGGAGTGGCCCGCCGTGGCTCAGAGGCTCAGCGAAATGGCCTAGCCCAATCTCATGCCGGGCCGACCCCACGGTGGCGCAGAATGTGAAGGACCTCGCATCTCTCGCCCACTCGCCTCCCCTTAGGAGAAAGACATGATCGACCAGCACCTCGCCGCCGAAGCTCTCACCCGTGCCCGCGCGGGCGGGGCGGACTTCGCGGAACTGTTCGCGGAGGACACCCTGACGACTACCCTGCGCCTGCATCAGGGGGAGGTGAAGGACGCCGGGGGCGGGAACCTGTTCGGGGCGGGGCTGCGGCTGCTCTACGGCACCCGCGTGGTGTACGCCTACACGAACGACGTGACCCCGGCGGGCCTGCGCGACCTCGCCGACGCGGTGGCCTCGGCGCGCGGCGGGGCGGGCGAGCCGGACCGGGCGGGCGCGGGGGGGCTCGACTTCCGCCGACTGGATGCCCGGCCCCTGTACGTCGCCCGCGAACATCCCCTGCACACGGCCAAACGCGACAAGCTCGCCCTGATGCGGCGGGCCCACGGGGCGGCGGCGGGCGTGGGAGACGTGAAGACGGTGGACGTGAACTATCTCGACCGGGTGCAGCGCGTCCTCGTCGCCAACTCGGAGGGGCTGTGGGCGGAGGACGAGCGGGTGTGGACCCGGCTGACGGTCACCGCCATCGCCCAGGACGGCCCCCGGCGCGAGACGGGCTTCGACGGGCCCGGGGCCGGGCAGGGGCTGGAGTTCTTCGAGACGGTGCCGCCCGAGAGCGTCGGCGCCGAGGCCGCCCGAGTCGCCAACGCCATGCTGCGCGCGGGGTACGCGCCCGCCGGGAGGCTCCCCGTCGTGATCGGCAACGGCTTCGGCGGGGTGATCTTCCACGAGGCGTGCGGGCACATCCTGGAGACGACCGCCGTGGAGAAGAACGCCAGCGTCTTCGCGGGCAAGCTGGGCGAGAAGATCGCGCACGAGTCGGTCACCGCCATCGACGACGGCACCCTTCCGGGGTCCTGGGGCATGGTCACCGTGGACGACGAGGGCATGAGGGGCGAGCGCACCGTCCTGATCGAGAACGGCGTGCTGAAGTCCTTCCTGGCCGACCGGGTGGGCGAACTCAAGACCGGGCACAGGCGCACGGGCAGCGGGCGGCGGCAGAACTACACCTACGCGCCTGCCAGCCGCATGAGGAGCACCTTCATCGACCGGGGCGGCGAGACGCCGGAGGGACTGATCCGCAGCGTGGGGGATGGCATCTACGCCCGCCGGATGGGCGGCGGCAGCGTTACCCCCGGAACCGGGGACTACAACTTCGCGGTGCAGGAGGCGTACATGATCCGGGGTGGGGAGATCGCCGAACCTTTGAAAGGAGCTTCACTCGTCGGGAACGGGGCGCAGGACCTGAAGAACATCGTGGGCGTGGCGGGCGACCTCGCGCTGGGGCAGGGGATGTGCGGCAGCGTCTCGGGCTCCATCCCGACAGACGTTGGCCAGCCGCACATCCTCGTCTCGGAGATCACCGTGGGAGGCCGGGCATGACGACGGGGCCGGAGGAGCAACTGACGGTCGCGGAGGCACGCGCCTACCTGCTGGACCGCGCCCGGGAGCGGGGCGTGACGCTGGAGGTGTATGGGGAGCGCCGGGCCTCGACGAACGTGCGGGCCTTCGGCGGCGAGGTGGGCGAGTTCAAGGTGCAGACCCGGCAGGGGGTCGCGCTGCGCGCCCTCGTCGGCGGAGCGTGGGGGCACAGCTTCACCGAGAACCTGTCCCGGCCCGCCCTCGACCGGGCCCTGGACAGCGCCGTCGAGAACGCCGAACTCGTCGCGCCGGAGCGGGGAGCCGGGCTGCACGACTGGCCCCCTCCTCCCGCGCTCGACCTCCACGGCGAGGGCCTGAGCGGCGTGACGGCGGAACAGAAGGTGCGGGTCGCGCTCGACCTCGAACGCGTCACCCGCGAGGCCGACCCCCGCGTGGTGAGCGTGCCCTACGCGGTCTATCAGGACGGCGACGCCGAGGGGCTGGTCGCCAACACCGAGGGCCTGAGCCGGGAGACGCGGCAGCTCTACGCCCTCCAGTACGTCTCCCCCCTGGTGTCGGAGGGCGGCCAGAACAAGATGAAGGGCGACTGGCAGTTCACCCGCGAGTTCACCGAACTCGACCCCACCCGCACGGCCCTCTCGGCGGTGGAGCGGTCGCTGGCCCTGCTCGGCGCGCGGCCTGCCCCCAGCGGCACCTTCCCGGCGGTCGTGAGCGGCGAGTGCCTGGCCGAACTCCTCGCCATCTTCGCGGGCATGTTCAGCGGCCAGATGGTCGAGGAGGGCAAGAGCCCGCTCGCGGGGCGACTGGGCGAGCAGGTCGCCAGCGGGCTCGTCACCCTGACGGACGACGCGACCCTCCTGCGCGGCCTGAACTCGCGCCCCTTCGACGCGGAGGGCTGCCCCAGCGCCCCTCTCACCCTGATCGGGGAGGGGCGGCTCGCGGCCTTCCTCCACAACGCGGGGACGGCGGCCCGCGCGGGTACCCGCAGCACCGGGCACGCCACCCGCCAGGGGCTCCAGGGCACGGTGGGCGTGGCACCCAGCAACCTGCGCCTGCACCCCGGCACCACCTCCCCCGCCGATCTCGCCCGGGGAGTCACGGGCGTTCGCCTCACCGGGGTCGAGGGCGGGCACGCGGGCGCCAACCCCGTCACCGGGGACTTCAGCCTCCAGGCCGAGGGCTTCTGGGTGGAAGGCGGCGAGACGGCCTATCCCCTGGAGGTCTTTACCGTCGCCGGAAACCTCCTCGACCTCCTGGCGGACATCGAGGCCGTGGGGGCGGAGCTGTGGTTCACGCTGGACGGGGTGGAGGCCCCCGACGTGCGCGTGCGGGCCCTGGCGGTGGGGGGCGGCTGACCCTCCACGGCGAAGGGGCGACCCCGTCTTACCGGTCGGCCGCCCCTCTCCCCTGCCCCGCTCAGCCCTCCTCGTACTCCAGGTAGGTGTAGCCCAGCAACTCCTCGCCGTAGTCCTCCAGCAGCTCGTTCTCCTGTTCGGGGGTCAGGGTGCCCCTCTCCAGCGCGGCGTCGGTCTGGTCCTCGATGGAGTCGCGGAGCATGACCTCCTCGTACCCCATCGACTCGATCATGCGCCGGGCCTTCTGGCCGCGCACGAAGAGGTCGATGTTGTACCGCCCGCCGGGCCGCACGGTCACGTGCGCCTCGCTGACCTTGCCGAAGAGGTTGTGCGCGCTGCCCAGCACGTCCTGGTACGCGCCCATCAGGAACACACCCAGGTAGTAGGGCTCGTGGCCCGGCTCGTGCAGGGGCAGGGTGGCCTTCACGTCGCGCAGGTCGATGAACTTCTCGATCTTGCCGTCGCTGTCGCAGGTGATGTCCACGATGGTGCCCTGCCGGGTGGGCCGCTCGTCCAGCCGGTCCACCGGCACGATGGGAAAGAGCGCCTGGATCGCCCAGTTGTCGGGCAGGCTCTGGAAGAGGGAGAAGTTGCAGATGTACTTATCGGCGAGCACCTTCTGGAGGTCTTCCAGCTCGTCGGGCACGTACTTCTCGCCCTGAATCAGCTTGGCGATCTTGCGCAGGATGGCGTTGAACAGCGCCTCGCCACGCGCCCGGTCCTCCAGCGTCACGTAGCCGAGGTCGAAGAGGTTGTGCAGGGTCCCCTTGTCGCCCACCGCGTCGTTGTACATCTCGCGGTAGTTGCGGGCGCTGAGGTTCACCAGAATCTCTTCGAGGTCCTTGACGACCTGGTGGCTGTCCTCGTTCGGCGCGGCGAGTTCTTCGAGGTTGCGGGTGGGGCCCGTCACGTCCACCACGGGCATGATCAACACGGCGTGATGGGCGGTCAAGGCCCGGCCCGACTCGGAGATGATGGTGGGCTCGGGCACCCCGCGCGCCCGGCAGGTCTCCTGCACGGTGTACACCACGTCGGCGGCGTACTCGCCCACGGTGTAGTTCATGGAGGCGTAGAAGGTGGTCTTCGAGCCGTCGTAGTCCACGCCCAGGCCGCCGCCCACGTTGAGGTACTTGAGCTGCGCCCCGGCGGCGATCAGGCCCGCGTAGGTCTGGGTGGCCTCGCGCACGGCGACCTTGACCCGGCGGATGTCGGTGATCTGCGAGCCGATGTGGGTGTGGAGCATCACCAGCGAGTCGAGCATGTTCTCCTCGCGCAGCCGCTCGACCACCCGCAACAGTTCGTAGGCGTTCAGGCCGAACTTCGCCTGGTCGCCGCCCGACTCCTCCCACTGCCCCGAGCCCCGCGCGTGGAGCTTGAAGCGCACGCCGATGGCGGGCTTGACGCCCAGCGCGCGGGCCTGCTTGAGCACCCGGTCGAGTTCGCTGTACTTCTCCAGCGTGATGACCACGTTCTTGCCGAGGGTCCGGCCCCACAGGGCGAGCTTGATGAAGCCGTCGTCCTTGAAGCCGTTGCAGCACAGCAGGGCGTCGGGGTGCATCCTCTGGGCGAGGCACAGCGCCAGCTCGGCCTTGCTGCCCGCCTCCAGCCCGTGCGCGTGGTCGTACCCGGCGGCGGCGACCGTCTCCACCACCAAGCGGCGCTGGTTGACCTTGATGGGAAAGACGCCCTGGTAGTGCCCGGTGTAGCCGTACTCGGCGATGGCCTTCCCGAAAGCGTCGTTGAGGTGCCTGACGCGCCCCGCGAGCACCTGGGGGAAGCGCAGGATGACGGGCAGGCTCTCGCCGCGCTCGACGATCTCGTCGATGATGGCGCGGAGCGGCGCGTGAAGGCCGGGGCCAGGGGTGACCTCCAGCTGGCCCCTGTCGGAGACGCGAAACCAGCCACCGCTCCAGTTGGGCACCTGGTAGAGTTCGGCGGCGTCAAGGGTGGAAAAAGAGGGTGTTGTCGTCAACTCAGGCGTCCTCCGTCCGTGGGGTAGGCTCGCCGTGCGCGGGGTTCGGAGCGCGGGAACACCGCTGGGGCTCACGGACGCCGTGCGAAACCGCCGGGCATGATAGGGCAATGCGGGCGCCGGGGTAGGGGCGTAGGCGGCAATTGGGGGAGAAGCAGTCAGCCGTCAGCAAAAGCAGCTTGTCGCTGAAAGCCGATGGCGGACCGCTGACGGCTCCAAAAAAGAAGGGCGAGGCGTTCACCTCGCTCCCCTCTGCCCTGCTCGAACTGTGGCGGTCCGGACGGGATTTGAACCCGCGACCTACTGCGTGACAGGCAGTTATGCTAACCGCTACACTACCGGACCAAAATCACCGGACCAACACTGGCGGAGGCCAGCGGAGTGAAGGTTAAGGGCCAGCGGGCGGGTTGTCAAGCCGCGCGGGTGTGGCCCGGCCCGTGAGCTAGGCTGCCGGACATGACACAACCTCTCGGGGTGGGGCGGGTCACCTTCAAGCGGGGAGGGCTCGCCGAGAGCGTCCACCGGGTTCACGCGGCGGTCGTGGACGCGCGGGGGCAGACCGTGGCGTGGTGCGGCGACCCCGCGCTCGTCGCCTTTCCGCGCAGCACCAGCAAGCCCGTCCAAGCCCTCCCGGTAGCCCTGGGCGCCCCCGACCTGCCCGGGGACGAACTCGCCATCGCCTGCGCCAGCCACGCCGGGACGCCCGAACATCTCGCCGTCGTGGCGCGGCTCCTGGCCCGCTCGGGCAGCACCGTGGACGACCTGCGCTGCGGCACCCACCCGCCCTTCGACCCGGAGGTGGCGGCGGGCCTGATTCGGGCGGAAGAGGCGCCCACCCCGCTGCACCACAATTGCTCGGGCAAGCACGCGGGGATGCTCCTCGCCTGCGTGCTCAATGGCTGGCCGCGCGAGGGGTACACGGACCCTGCTCATCCTCTACAGGTCCGCATCCGGGAACTCCACGCCGAGCTGGGTGGGGTGGGGCTGGATGACGTTCACGTCGGCACCGACGGGTGCAGCGTCCCCGCACTGGCCCTGCCGCTGCACGCGGTGGCGCGGACGTTCGCGCGGATAGCGGCCCCTGAGGGCGAACTGGCCCCCGCCCTGGAGCGCGTCTTTGGGGCGATGCGGGCCCACCCCTTCCTGGTCGCGGGCGCGGGGCGGCTCGACACCACCCTGATGCCCCTCGTCCCCGGTCTTGCCGCCAAGATGGGCGCGGAGGCGTTCTACGGCCTCGCACTGCGGGAGACGCCGCGCGGGCCCCTGGGCATCGCCTTCAAGGTCATGGACGGCGGTGAGCGGGCCCGGCCCCACGTCGCGCTCGCCGTGCTGGGAGAACTGGGCGCGCCGGTCACGGAGGAGCTGCGCGCCCTCGCCCCCGCCACCCTGCACAACTGGGCGGGGCGGGAGGTGGGGACGGTCGAGGTGGAGGTGAGCCTGGAGTGGGCGGAGCAGAACCCGGCTGCATAGTTTGACAGGGGGTGTATAGGGCGCTATTCTTTTTTCATCACCGCCCGAGAGGCGGCTTTTTTATTGCCCGTCCTCCCCCAACTTCCCTTCCACCGCCGCCAGCGCGAAGGCGTACTCCTCGGCGATCTCGTCGATGGCGTCGTAGCGACCGCTGGAGCCGCCGTGCCCGGCGCCGAAGTTGGTCTTGAGGACGATCACACCGCTGCCGGGGGCGGCCACGTCGCGCAGGCGGGCGACGTACTTGGCGGGTTCCCAGTAGGCGACGCGGGGGTCGTTCAGACCCGTCGAGACGAAGAGGTGGGGGTAGACGCGGGAGGCGAGGTTGTCGTAAGGGCTGTAAGCGCGCATGGTGGCGTAAGCTCCCGGCTCCCCAGGGTTGCCCCACTCGTCGTACTCGCCGGTCGTGAGGGGGATGGAGGCGTCGAGCATGGTCGAGAGCACGTCCACGAAGGGCACCCCGACGAAGGCCGCCCGGAAGAGGTCGGGGCGCAGGTTGACGGCGGCGGCGGTGAGCAGACCGCCCGCGCTGCTGCCGGTCGCCACGAGGTCGCCCGCCACGCCCTCCGCCTTCAGGTGTTCGGCGGCGGCTATGAAGTCGGTGAAGGTGTTCAGCTTGTGGCCCAGCCGCCCGGCGTCGTACCAGCGGCGGCCCAGCTCGCTCCCGCCCCGGATGTGCGCGATGGCGAAGACCCAGCCCCGGTCGAGCAGGGGCAACCGGGTCGAGCGGAACTCGGGGTCGGTGGGAATGCCGTAGCTGCCGTAGCCGTACAGCAGCGTCGGGGCGGGCAGGGCCGTGTCCCGGCGGCGCACGAGGCTGACGGGCACGCGCTCGCCGCCTTGCGCGGTCGCCCAGGTCTGCTCACTCACGTACTCCGCCGGGTCGTAGTCGGGAACGGGCGTCGCCTTGACGAGCGTGGTCTCCAGCGTGTTCAGGTCGAGGTCGAGGTGTTCGGCGGGCCGGGTCAGGCTGGTGTACACGATGCGGGCGGTGGCGGTGTCGAAGACGCGGTTCGGGCCGATGTGGACGGTGTAGCTCGCCTCCGGGAACCGGGCGCGGCGGGCCTCCGCATAACCCCCACCGGGGCGGGGCAGCACCCACAGCCGCGTGAAGCCGCCCTCCCGACCCGACACGAGCAGGTGCGAGGCGAAGAGGTGCATCCCGGTCAGATAACGCGCCGGGTGGTGCGGGAGCACGCCTTGCGCGTCTCCCCAGGTCAGGCCCTCCCTCTTCGGCAACCGCGCGAGCCGGAACTCGGTCGCGCCCCCCTGGTTCGTCAGGGCGAGCCAGTGGTCGCCGCCGTCCGTCACCGAGTATTCGACCCCGTGCTCGCGGGGCAGGATGAGGTGAGGTCGGGCCTCCGGGTCACGCACGTCCAGGGCGTGCCACTCTGACGTGACGCCCGCCTCGCTCCCGACGAGCAGGGTCTCGCCGTTCTCGGAGAGGTGGGCGGTGGCGCGGAAGGTGGGGTCGTCCTCCTGGTACAGCAGTTCGTCGGTCTCCTGGGGCTGGCCGAGGGTGTGGCGCCAGACTTGGTGGGGGCGCTGCGTCTCGTCGTCGCGGCCGTAGTACAGGTGCGAGCCGTCCGCGCCCCAATCGAGCGTCCAGCCGCTCACGCCCGTCAGGGGAGGCTCGGCGAGGTCGCCCGTCCCCGTGTCGAGCACCCGCAACTCGAACACCTCCTGCCCGGTCGTGTCGAGGAGGAAGGCCCAGAGGCGGCCGTCCGGGCTGGGCCGGGTCGCGTACACCCAGACGTTGGCGTGGCCCTCCCGCTCGGCCAGGGCGTTCAGATCGAGAAGCACCTCCTCTTCGCCCCCGGCCACGGGGCGGCGCAGGAAGATGGGGTGGGCCCGGCCTTCCTCGGTGCGGGTGAGGTACAGCCACCCCCCCTCGCGCACGGGGGCGCCCTCGTCGCGTTCCTGGACGTGTGAGAGGAGGTCCCGGTAGATCGCCCCCTGCATGTCGCGCAGGGGAGCCATCACCGCGTTCAGGTGGGCGTTCTCGGCGTGCAGATAGGCCAGCACCTCGGGGTCGGCCCGGCCCTGGGTCCTCAGCCAGTGGTAGTCGTCCGGGCGGTCCTCGCCGTGCAGGGAGTGGATGACAGGCTTTCTGGCGGCGCGGGGCGGGGTGAGGGCCATGCCCGAGCCTACCAGGGGCGCTACCCTGACCCCATGTTCCGCCGAGACCCGCTTCGCCAGGCCCTGCGAGAGGTGGGCGAGGTTCTGGGCGCGGACGCGGGGCGGGCCCTCCCCCTCGTGCGCCTGGCTCTGCGGCGGGGCGGGGTGATCGGCGCGGCGCGGGGAGGGCGGGCCGTCGTGGTCGGCCTCGGCGGCGTGCCCCGGGAGGGCGTCTTCGAGCTGGCGAGCGTCACCAAGCCCTTCACGGCGGCGCTGGCGGACGCGCTGGCGGGGTCGGGGCGGCTGGAGTGGGACGCGCCCCTCTCCCGGCTGGGAGGGCCCTTTCGCGGCTTCCCCGCCTTCGTCACTCCGCGCGCCCTGGCGACCCACACGGCGGGACTGCCTCCCCACCCCGCCCGGGTCATCGTGACGACCTTCACCCGCTTTCAGGACCCCTACGGCGGGATGAGCGCCGGGGGCGCCCTGGCGAGCGCGCGGCGCTGGGCCAACCGCCGGGCGGCGGGCCGTTTCGCCTACTCCAACCTGGGGGTGGGCGTCCTTGCCCTGGCCCTCGCGCACGCCTCGGGCGAGGCGGTGGACACGGCGGGTTACGGGCGAGCACTCGTGCGGCACGTCACCGGGCCGCTGAGGCTGGGGGACGTGTCCCTCACACCCAGTTCCGCCCGGCTCGTGACGCCCGCCGCCACCCTCTTCGGCGAGGGGGTCACCGGCTTCGGGCCGCTGGCGGGGGCGGGGGGCCTCTTCGGGACGGCGGCGGACCTGCTCGCCTTCGCGGCGGCGCACCTGGAGGGGCGGGCCGGGGAAGCGTGGCGGGAGGTGGCCCGTCCCCCCGGCCTGCCCCCGCACGCGACGGGGGCGGCCCCCGGCTGGTTCGAGACACGCGGCGTGTGGTGGCACGACGGGGTGGCGCGCGGCACCCGCACGGCCCTGGGAATGTGCCCGGCGGACGGGGCGGCGGCCGTGCTCCTCGCCCGGGGCGGCCTGCCGCTCGTGGGGCTGC from Deinococcus aetherius includes:
- the speA gene encoding biosynthetic arginine decarboxylase: MTTTPSFSTLDAAELYQVPNWSGGWFRVSDRGQLEVTPGPGLHAPLRAIIDEIVERGESLPVILRFPQVLAGRVRHLNDAFGKAIAEYGYTGHYQGVFPIKVNQRRLVVETVAAAGYDHAHGLEAGSKAELALCLAQRMHPDALLCCNGFKDDGFIKLALWGRTLGKNVVITLEKYSELDRVLKQARALGVKPAIGVRFKLHARGSGQWEESGGDQAKFGLNAYELLRVVERLREENMLDSLVMLHTHIGSQITDIRRVKVAVREATQTYAGLIAAGAQLKYLNVGGGLGVDYDGSKTTFYASMNYTVGEYAADVVYTVQETCRARGVPEPTIISESGRALTAHHAVLIMPVVDVTGPTRNLEELAAPNEDSHQVVKDLEEILVNLSARNYREMYNDAVGDKGTLHNLFDLGYVTLEDRARGEALFNAILRKIAKLIQGEKYVPDELEDLQKVLADKYICNFSLFQSLPDNWAIQALFPIVPVDRLDERPTRQGTIVDITCDSDGKIEKFIDLRDVKATLPLHEPGHEPYYLGVFLMGAYQDVLGSAHNLFGKVSEAHVTVRPGGRYNIDLFVRGQKARRMIESMGYEEVMLRDSIEDQTDAALERGTLTPEQENELLEDYGEELLGYTYLEYEEG
- a CDS encoding asparaginase, which codes for MTQPLGVGRVTFKRGGLAESVHRVHAAVVDARGQTVAWCGDPALVAFPRSTSKPVQALPVALGAPDLPGDELAIACASHAGTPEHLAVVARLLARSGSTVDDLRCGTHPPFDPEVAAGLIRAEEAPTPLHHNCSGKHAGMLLACVLNGWPREGYTDPAHPLQVRIRELHAELGGVGLDDVHVGTDGCSVPALALPLHAVARTFARIAAPEGELAPALERVFGAMRAHPFLVAGAGRLDTTLMPLVPGLAAKMGAEAFYGLALRETPRGPLGIAFKVMDGGERARPHVALAVLGELGAPVTEELRALAPATLHNWAGREVGTVEVEVSLEWAEQNPAA
- a CDS encoding S9 family peptidase translates to MALTPPRAARKPVIHSLHGEDRPDDYHWLRTQGRADPEVLAYLHAENAHLNAVMAPLRDMQGAIYRDLLSHVQERDEGAPVREGGWLYLTRTEEGRAHPIFLRRPVAGGEEEVLLDLNALAEREGHANVWVYATRPSPDGRLWAFLLDTTGQEVFELRVLDTGTGDLAEPPLTGVSGWTLDWGADGSHLYYGRDDETQRPHQVWRHTLGQPQETDELLYQEDDPTFRATAHLSENGETLLVGSEAGVTSEWHALDVRDPEARPHLILPREHGVEYSVTDGGDHWLALTNQGGATEFRLARLPKREGLTWGDAQGVLPHHPARYLTGMHLFASHLLVSGREGGFTRLWVLPRPGGGYAEARRARFPEASYTVHIGPNRVFDTATARIVYTSLTRPAEHLDLDLNTLETTLVKATPVPDYDPAEYVSEQTWATAQGGERVPVSLVRRRDTALPAPTLLYGYGSYGIPTDPEFRSTRLPLLDRGWVFAIAHIRGGSELGRRWYDAGRLGHKLNTFTDFIAAAEHLKAEGVAGDLVATGSSAGGLLTAAAVNLRPDLFRAAFVGVPFVDVLSTMLDASIPLTTGEYDEWGNPGEPGAYATMRAYSPYDNLASRVYPHLFVSTGLNDPRVAYWEPAKYVARLRDVAAPGSGVIVLKTNFGAGHGGSSGRYDAIDEIAEEYAFALAAVEGKLGEDGQ
- a CDS encoding serine hydrolase domain-containing protein, encoding MFRRDPLRQALREVGEVLGADAGRALPLVRLALRRGGVIGAARGGRAVVVGLGGVPREGVFELASVTKPFTAALADALAGSGRLEWDAPLSRLGGPFRGFPAFVTPRALATHTAGLPPHPARVIVTTFTRFQDPYGGMSAGGALASARRWANRRAAGRFAYSNLGVGVLALALAHASGEAVDTAGYGRALVRHVTGPLRLGDVSLTPSSARLVTPAATLFGEGVTGFGPLAGAGGLFGTAADLLAFAAAHLEGRAGEAWREVARPPGLPPHATGAAPGWFETRGVWWHDGVARGTRTALGMCPADGAAAVLLARGGLPLVGLRGAVPAALLAMLGGSFQPSAAGGERGSGLP